From Salarias fasciatus chromosome 8, fSalaFa1.1, whole genome shotgun sequence:
AATGCAGCAGTAGGTAGCGTTAGGCGACCGAGGTGTTAGCTCGCTCTGCCAACGGTATGCtatttcaaacatatttatttaaatgtacacTTGCAAGGACACAATCTTGAGCCATAACTTTTTGGCAATGTGAAAATAATAAGTCaagtaacacaaaaaaatgactaaaaattataatattaatcaagaaggaataaaaaggaaacaaaaaaaaaacatttttcaaatttgcATTAGCACAAGGTAGACGGCTTAATTTGCTCACTGATAcactcaggaggagaggagcttcaGGCGGTGTTGTGGattttttggtgaatcagagccaaagatgacgagtcaaggcgttgacgctgcacaaggaggatttattgaggattgcagaggaagcacacacaaatcagctgattgagagcagggctgttgctccggggagaataCAATCCGACTCCGGCAAGACTTCCGGCCATTCCAGGACATATAGCGAGATCTCACCAGACTAGCAGACGCtatttccaagtgacttcagacaaaacagagcggccttcacactgtgttcctaagaactttgaaaacaaagcattattccatatcaggCGAGAGGCGCAAAGTCAGGCTGCTCACACACTTTCTACTCTGTGTGGACAGCTACCAGCACAAGTCTCACACGCTTCATTAAACATTACCTGCTGGACAATGGTAAGATGAAAACCTACAAAAGTTATAGCACGTGGCTGTTTTGACACCAACTTCATTGTTTAGTAGTTATTGATGCACTTGCAGAGAAGTTGCCATACCTGCCGAAGGCCACCATACGTGAAGCGATTATGGCCCGAGGATCGCGAACCAGCTGAATAAATTTGATGTCAAGGCTTGGATCCTCAGCTTAAGGGCTAGAGAATGAGAAAATTCAACTTGAATAACCCTGTGTTTCTTCTGGAGGCATAACTCAGAAGCCATGGTCAGGTTTAGGGGCCCCACAGTCTCTCGTTTTGGAGTCCCTTTTGATGGGCGGGCTGCAGGCAGACTCTTCACAcagagagctgagagagaaatcAGTGCTCCAGTCGTAAAATGGACTTATGGCAATAAATTGCTTATCCCTCTCAGGTATGACACAATGAGAAAAAGTATGACCAAGAAGGCAATCGCTCTTTTGTAGTTAATCTTCATTTTTGGATGTGACTTCGCCTCAATGTGcttcagaaaatgttctgtgAGTCTTGCACACCGCCTCCAGTTCTTTCTTCTAAAAGAGCCTTTCAGTTATTTGGATTCTGTTTCAGAGGCGTTGTTTCATTCTTCATGTGGAAAAATCCTCAACATGTCAGTTACACATTTTGCACTGAGCAGCAACCTTTAACTTCCCATTTAAATGTTGTTGAAGAATTAAAACTTTACTGTGATACCTTAAAATGTTACACAACCGTTGTCCTTCTTTCATGGCCCGCGCCCTGGCAGATCCTGTTAAAAGTGGGGCTGTATCTTAAAACTTCCAGTGGACATAAGGCTTGCAAGCTCAGTAACATCTTTTAAACCACTTTCTCCTATTTGAAGTTGATTATAGGATACTATTTTTGTGAAATATGCTTTTCTCGTCATTTGAATCAGATATCTGTTATTGACAATGCAGATAAATACAGTTAGATAACAATTAACTTAAGCAGTTTTTCAGGGAAGCAATGttattttctcaaaatttgttagttattatgaccaagatcatTGGAAGCATTGTAACAATCATTCCATCTGATGTATTTCATTATTAATGAAGTTTAATTCTTAATTGTAAAGAATAATATATCCACTCACCACACATGAACTGCAGTATCTGAACCCAGTCGTGGTTAATCTGAGAAGCTGGTCAGCCTTGGGTGAAAATGTGACTCCACCTGAGATTTCTAACTTTATGTGACAAAACAGCCGGACTCATCACTAATTACTGTGAGTGAAACCTGACAGTcaactgaaatatgttttttgaaCTGAAATTAATGACAGCTCCACCCAAAAGAGACGTTACTGAGAAAAAGGGTTTGGGGAAACAGATCAGTCACGAAAAGTTTTATATCCTCTGTAAGTGagatttctgtatttatttattgacgtctgacggaaccctctgtcagcatgattttcaactcccacctccgggagagcttctctcatgtcctgaTGGAgcctggggacattgagtcagagtggaccatgttctccacctccattgttgaagcagctgttcggagctgtggtcataaggtctccggtgcctgccGTGGCGGCagcccccgaacccggtggtggacaccagaagtaagggctgtcatcaagctgaagaaggagtcctatggagtcttgttggctcatgggactcccaaagcagctgacaggtaccggcagaccaagcaaactgcagcccgagcggttgtggaggcaaaccTGTcgggcgcctcaggaggggaaagcaggtctccaccaatactgtttacagtggaggtggggagctgctgacctcaaatGGGGATATTATctgacggtggaaggaatacttcgagggcctcctcaatcctgtcgcCACGTCTTTTGTGGagaaagcagaggctgaggtctcagagatggactcgtccatcacctaagctgaagtcaccgaggtggttggtgaGCTCCTCAGGTGCAAGGCActgggtggacgagattcgtcctgagtatcttaagtctctggatgtgcagggactgtctgttgacacgtctctgcaacatcgcgtggcggtcggggacagtgcctctccattggcagaccagggtgttggttcccctttttaaaaaggggacaGAATGTCTCGGTGCAGCTGGGGGCCCAGAGGGGGTCAGATTTGGTAGCCataggatttcatctctgctttttgcagacgatgttgtcctgttggcttcattgaacataaacctacagcatgcactggggcggttttcAGCTAAGTGTTAAAACGAtgggaatgaggatcagcacctccaaatccgacgccatggtcctcgacctgAAGAAGGTGGTTTGTTAAATTGAAAACTCAGACAGGCTTCTCAGATATTACtcaatgtcctttttttttttttttacctgaaataATCATTTGCATAACTGGGTGTCAAGACCTTAGACACACAACATGTAGATTCAAATGCACAACTCAGTACCTGTAGTTTTGTAttaaaagacttttattttactcaattaaaaaaacaacaaataacaaAGAAAGGCACTCACAGAGAGAATGAAAAATaccggtaacactttacttgaagcacccctgtataatacattataagtacattatagcactgtataactatagttataaacactcataaatgatcacaatgctttataacatcaggacctaaccctaaccctaaccctaatcttatgctgtatagtgggttataaagcattgtgatcatttatgagtgtttataactacttatactgtgttataccgggtgtctcaagtaaagtgttacgaAAATACCAAACAAAAAGTGCTCACAGGGTCAAAAATCATCACAAATCCGGAAAAATAAACATGCAAGCCTGGTAACATTTTGGATAGAACAAGACAAACAGGTAAGTTTAATGAAGTGCATGACAAGATTGGACAGTTGCGGTCATGCAATGTGTGACCATTATTGACTTTATTATCTCAAATTTAACCCTGCATAGTACAGCTAAAAATGGACTTGGGAACAGGTCAAGTGACTCACTAACAATATCACAAGTATGTCACGTTGTCGAAAGGATTGGACCTCGCCCAGAAAGCTCTCTGTCTCCTGACCAACCACGAACTTCTAATAATGAGCATATAATTTTCCAAGTATAGGCTACTCAAGTAGAAACAAGCAGAACTTTGTTGCTTGTGCAGTTTTGACCTTTTTATTACAAAGATAATATTTCAATGGAGGCCATGATGGGGGGATTTTTACATGTGAAATCATTTGGACATGATAATAAGGTTATTCACCAGAAATTCAATTTGTTTTCCATGAAGTTTCCAGTCTGCGTAGTTTGAAAACAAGTCTGTTTTAACAGACCTGGCAGTTAGCCATTGGTGTATTTATTTCCACAGGTTTTGGGTTGCagtaccttaaaaaaaaatacatgctcTGTTTGCGTCCTCTACACCGGTGAAAGCCGTGAGAAAGTACATCTGAGTATAAGCTAATTGACAAATGAAATATCGGAGTAAAtcgtttggttttttttttaagtgtgtctTCATAATACGTGTACTTTTGTAATTAGATAGTGCCAAGAACTTGTTTGCCGCGGTGGACTACAATTCCCAAGACATTCTGTCGCCTGATGATGACGTAAGACGAATCTTCTGGAAGGTTGCAAAACAATTGCGTCACCAACTTGCGCACTTCTTTCTCGAAAGGTGAACACTGTTCTCGGTAGGTAACGAAGAAGAGACAAATGAGAGAGTTATAGGAAGAAATAGCAACATTATTGTTGATCGTGGTTGGCAGCGAATGTAGTGGTTGTATTTTTGTCGCTAACTCAACTTGAGACGTTACCGTTTTGTGAGTCTCTGTTTATCTCAGATTGTTTCAGGATAACAACGCACCATGTTAGTGGCGAGGCTGACGTGCCTGCGGAGTGTCCCGCTCGCCGGGCTCCGTCCTGTGCTCACCCATGGCTCCCCGGCCCTGAGGTCCCCGGTCCTCAAGGCCTGTCCTCCACTGCTCAAGCCCCAGCAGGTACGTCCACATGTAACCGCCCATGTAACCGTTGAACGGCGGACACTGGCGTCTCTCCCATCTCTCTGTAGAcagacacaaagagacagaaaactaCACTGACACCAAAACACTATTTAATTGTGTCGCCAATTAACCTCACGTGTGTGCGTCACGGGAGGAATCCCGAGGAAAGCTAAGAACACACACGGAAAACATGCCAACGCCACACAGAACGGTCAGGTATTTATGACATTCTTGCTAACCACTGCCCCAATATGCAGCCCGTGTAACTTATAATGCGGTGAAAAAGcagtctctttttttccctgattgtttttcacttatGCACCACCCAGTTATTGTACTAAGAAGAGACTAGTAGCAGTCATTCTTGTCATATGGATTTTAACCCCTGTAGCAGAGACACAAATGTAAGGGCAGAAAAATCTGTTCATTTAATCAGCCTTGCACCTGCATGCAGTATACTTTTCCCTGTATTGTACTCAGTGGTGTCCCTATGTCTACATCTGTGTTTTGGTAACCAAAAGGAAACAGTGAAACATGAAAGAGTCTTAGGCCTCcactcctgtttgttttgtaagcTTTCTCAATTTGAATTTGACTGCTTTAGCGTGGAGCAGACTGTCTACACGACCATGTCAGATATGCTGGCATCAATTTGCAGTTTTTAAACAAGGCTGCAAGGCTTACATTGATAGttattaaaatgaataattgaaacaggaagtgttgatGTAAcatctcctctgtgtgtgtaatTGACATGTGGCATTAGCCATATTGGGAGGTTTCCTACTCTCTTGCTGCCTGGAGTAAAATTAttaatgaaatgtttgttttttcttctttttctttcttctacCACCAAACTCAGGGCTGTAATAAGTcatctatttttgttttctgcagggTTTCTCCTCTAAGGCCAGATTTGGTTTCCGTCGTGCACGGACAACCAGAGACCAGCTCAAAGAAGCGGCTTTTGAGCCGGCAACAGACACAGCCATCAAAAGTAACGACTGTTATTCATGTTCAATGAATCAAAACTGTTTTTGCTGCCATGATGTGATTATAAGTGAATACTGTCCAGTTTTCTTAACAAATTGTGGTTTTCCAAACCTTgatgattgatttttttgttttgttttcttctgtagTTGACAGCATGGGGAGAATGATCCTGGCTGGAGGTGCagcggtgggcctgggggcttTGTGTTACTATGGACTCGGCATGTCCAATGATATCGGTGCCATTGAGAAAGCAGTGTAAGTACAGCAGTCTTTTTTCGCATATAACCTAATGTAAAACttatttcagctctttttttttggagagtAGAAGCTTTCAAAGAGCTGGAATTGGTCCTTTCCCACTCTGCCCTTTTACTCATGCGTCAGACAGCCTTAATCTTATGACtcccttttctttctgtgcagGATCTGGCCTCAGTATGTGAAGGACAGGATCCATTCCACCTACATGTACTTTGCTGGCAGCGTTGGACTGACGGCTCTGTCGGCTGTGGCTGTGAGCAGGACCCCCGCACTGATGGGTCTGATGATGAGAGGATCCTGGCTGGTAAACATTGCCGTTGTTTTaaagcaaacacattttttccccctttcttatGCCCTTTTATCACTCAAATCATTTTAACAGTCAGAATGGTTTTATATTGTTGAGACAGTGTTTTGATGTATTTGACGTCTTCACATGAACCAATTCATATGATTTCCCACCGTTTCCTCTGATTCAGGCAATAGGAGCCACCTTTGCAGCCATGATTGGGGCTGGCGTGCTGGTTCGGTCCATTTCATATGAGCACAGCCCAATGCCCAAACACCTCGCGTGGATGCTTCATGCAGGTTTGCATTACTTTACTgtggaaaatcttttttttcctgacattccACTTAATTCTgacattctttcttttttttaagctgaaagttagctttttttctacaaaatatatttattgGAAAATATATCAATTGACAACTTCTGATTATGCAATGCAATTGTCTTATTCCCCAGATTTCTTTctcccaaacaaacaaacacacacagcaaaaaagaaaacaatacacacacacaaatcagacCCAACAACATTCACCCATCCCACCCTGGTTCAGATGTAGATCATACAAACTATACATAAAAGAATAGCACTTAATCTGGCAGGACCTGCAAGTCCTTAAAGTATGAAAGAAAAGCTTGCCATTTACAAAAGAACTTATCCTTAGATTTAATCTCCTCAAGCTTAAGGAAGAACATGAGCTCTGTAAGCCACTGTGATTCAGAAGGAGGGTTGAGAGATTTCCACTGCATGAGGCGGTGGCGTTTGGCAATTAAAGAAGTATAGCTAATAATTTCTTTTTGGACCAAGTTCAGCATCTGCATTAATGAGGAAACATTCGCTTTTATTAAGATTTAGCTTGTATCCTTAAAATCAAGTAAATTTATCCGAAAACATGACGCTAGAAGTACTACTGCAAACTGGTATCCCCACTCAGTCCTATTAAATGCTTTATCAGCGTCCAATGAGA
This genomic window contains:
- the ghitm gene encoding growth hormone-inducible transmembrane protein, producing MLVARLTCLRSVPLAGLRPVLTHGSPALRSPVLKACPPLLKPQQGFSSKARFGFRRARTTRDQLKEAAFEPATDTAIKIDSMGRMILAGGAAVGLGALCYYGLGMSNDIGAIEKAVIWPQYVKDRIHSTYMYFAGSVGLTALSAVAVSRTPALMGLMMRGSWLAIGATFAAMIGAGVLVRSISYEHSPMPKHLAWMLHAGVMGAVIAPLTLLGGPLMMRAAWYTAGIVGGLSTVAMCAPSEKFLSMGGPLAVGFGVVFASSIGSMFLPPTSAFGAGLYSVAVYGGLVLFSMFLLYDTQKVIKRAETHPLYGVQKYDPINACMGIYMDTLNIFMRLVMILANGGGGRRK